Proteins co-encoded in one bacterium genomic window:
- a CDS encoding transposase encodes VTLDLDATDDPTHGRQQLSLFNGHYDRWCYLPLLAFATFNDESDQHLLAAVLRPGVC; translated from the coding sequence GGTGACCCTGGACCTCGACGCCACCGACGATCCCACCCACGGCCGACAGCAGTTGTCCCTGTTCAATGGCCATTACGACCGGTGGTGCTACCTGCCGCTGCTGGCGTTCGCCACGTTCAACGACGAGAGCGATCAGCATCTTCTGGCGGCGGTGCTGCGACCCGGTGTCTGCTGA